In Terriglobia bacterium, the genomic window AACTTGTACTTGGCTTCCAGTTTGCGCTCGTGTTTTTCCAGGTCGTCCGGCTCCAGGTAGATGGAACAGATCAGGTTGTTCTGCGTTTCCGGCGTGCCTTTTACCGCCCAGGGCTTCTCGGGCAGATTGACTTCTTTGACTTGCAACTCAATCGGCTCCATCATTTGCCCGACAAAACCATCGCTCAGCACGACCACCGGGTTGCGATAGCGGTCCGCCAAGTCAAAGGCCAGCATGGTCAGGTCCGCCATCTCCTGCACCGACGCCGGCGCCAGCACCAGGTTGTGATAGTTCCCGTGTCCGCCGCCCTTGACCATGGCGAAGTAATCGCTCTGCTCCGGCGCAATGTTCCCCAGTCCCGGCCCGCCGCGCACCACGTCCACGATCACGCACGGCAGCTCCGAGCCGCAGAGGTAGGAAACTCCTTCCTGCATCAGGCTGAGTCCCGGCCCTGACGACGCCGTCATCACGCGCACGCCGGTCGAAGCTGCGCCATACACCATGTTGATGGACGCGACCTCGCTCTCCGCCTGCACGAACGTCCCGCCTACCTCCGGGATGTAGAGCGCGGCGTACTCCGCGATCTCGCTCGCCGGTGTGATGGGATATCCATAATAGGCTCGGCATCCCGCCAGCACCGCGCCCTTCACCACCGCGACGTTTCCCTTACAGAGTTGTCGCATGGACCGCCTCCGCCGCGCGCGCATACCGCGCCGGATGTGCCCCGTAGGCGTTCAGTTCCGGTGCCAGCGCCAGGCACTTCGGCGGGCACGAATCCACGCAAAGGCCACAGCCCTTGCATTCCTCGACGTTGATCCTCACGCTACCGCGCGATACAGCCGCCATCCCGCACCTCGTACTCTGAATTTCAACCAATGCGTCCTGACACCGCACTCCTGACCTGAAGCCCGGAGCCCGAAGCCCGCTATCAGGGCCGCGAAGACGCCTCCACGCTCGCCAGCGCCATGTGGTTCCGCTGTAGCCACTTGGTGCCCTCGCAGTATTCGAACAACTGATCGCGGAACTTTGGGTGCGCGATCGAGATCAGCGCCTGGGCCCGCTCCCGGATCGTCTTGCCATGCAGGTAGGCAATGCCAAACTCGGTCACCACGTATCGTGTCAGGCCCCGCGAGGTCACTACGCCCGCTCCCGGGTCCAGCATCGGCACAATGCGCGACACCGTGTCGTTCTTGGCGGTCGCCGGCAGCGCGATGATCGGTTTTCCGCCCTTGGAGCGCGATGACCCGCGGATAAAGTCCACCTGCCCGCCGATCCCGCTGTAGAACTGCGTGCCGATGGAGTCGGCGCACACCTGCCCCGTCAAATCAACCTGCAGCGCCGAGTTGATCGCGATCATGCGATCGTTGCGCGCAATCTGCAGCGGGTCGTTGGTGAACGCATTCGGCCGGAATTCAAAGATGGGATTCTCGTTGACGTACTCGAATAGCCGCTTGCTGCCCAGCACGAACGAAACCACGATCTTGCGCGGCAGCAGCGTCTTGCGCCGGCCGGTCAGCACGCCCGCTTCGATCAGCGGGATTACCCCGTCGCTGATCAGCTCCGTGTGCACTCCCAGGTCCTGGCGGTCGGCCAGGTACGGCAGGACCGCGTCCGGGATGCCTCCGATCCCGGTTTGCAGCGTCGAACCGTCCTCGATAAGCGTCGCTACGTGCCGTGCGATGGCCCGATGCGTGTTGGTGATCTCCACCTTCGGCGCTTCGCAGAGCGGCCGCGACGTTTCCACCAACGCGTTCATCTGGTTGATGTGCAGAAAGCAGTCGCCGTAGGTGCGCGGCATCTGGTCGTTCACCTGCGCCACCACGAATTTCGCGCAGCGCACTGCCGTCATCGTCGTGTCCACGCCCACGCCCAGCGAGCAGTACCCGTGCGAGTCCGGCGGCGACACATGGATCAGCGCCACGTCAATGCGCATCTGTCCGCTCTCGATCAGCCCCTCGATTTCGCTCAGGAACACCGGGGTGTAGTCGGCGCGGCCGTCGTTGACCGCCTCGCGCACGTTTCCGCCGATGAACATTGCGTTGTGGCGGAAGTGTCCCGCCATCTCCGGCGCGACATAGGGCGCACTTCCCATCGTCATCAGGTGGATGATCTCCACGTCCCGAACGAATGGCGCCCGCTCCATCAGCGCCTCTACCAGCGATTCCGGCTCGGCGCATCCCGGGTGGATGTACACCCGCATCCCCGACTCCACGCAGCGCAGCGCGTCTACCGCGTTCATCAGCTTGCGCTTGTAATCAACGTCCCATGACATGGACTTTCTCGCTTTCCCGCGCGATGCGCGCCTGTTCGTATCCCCGTGCCGCGTAGTACATCGCCCGGTCGAAGAACTGTTCCAGCAGTTGCAGCATCTCCAGTTCGCCAAAGACCTCCGCCGGCTTCTCCAGGTTGGCTTCGTGCTGCAGGTAGTCCCACAGGTGCTCGCGGGTAAGAATGATGGCGTACATCAACTCGCTCAGCACCACGCCCTGTCGCTTGCGCTGCACTCCGATCTCGGTATACCGTCGCGCTACGTCCTCCTCCTTCTTGCTCGTCAGCCATTCACCCAAGTGTTCGTACACCTCGTAGACCCGCTGCCGGAACTCCTCCCGAGGCACGTTCTTGAATGTCGGACACTTCTCGCAGCTCTGCAATTTCATCAGCATGGTCTCCGCCAGCCGGTCGGAGTGCATTTCAATCAGTTGCACCAAGCGACGCGCCAATGGCATGACTTCTCCTTATCTCCGGGTAGCTCCGGCGCCCGCATCGGCCCGCAGGTGGCAGATGCGCGGCTGCCGGCGATGCGCGGCAGCGCCCTCGCCGCCGCAGGTTCCTCACTCCGCAAGCCCGGTTTTCCCAGCCTGCGCTCTTCCTCAGCGTCCGGCATGCGTCAGCTCTCTCTCCGGCCTGGCGGCATGCGCTTTTTCGTAGCCCTGCGTCGCGTAGTACATCGCCCGGTCGAAGAACTGGTCGAGCAGCTCCAACACCTCCAGCTCGCCGAAGACCTCGACTGGTTTTTCCACGTTCGCTTCGTGCTTCAGGTATTCCCACAGGTGCTCGCGCGTCAGCATGATGGCGTA contains:
- a CDS encoding 3-methyl-2-oxobutanoate dehydrogenase subunit VorB translates to MRQLCKGNVAVVKGAVLAGCRAYYGYPITPASEIAEYAALYIPEVGGTFVQAESEVASINMVYGAASTGVRVMTASSGPGLSLMQEGVSYLCGSELPCVIVDVVRGGPGLGNIAPEQSDYFAMVKGGGHGNYHNLVLAPASVQEMADLTMLAFDLADRYRNPVVVLSDGFVGQMMEPIELQVKEVNLPEKPWAVKGTPETQNNLICSIYLEPDDLEKHERKLEAKYKLAQMLEPRHETYMTDDAEILLVGYGIVSRVLRSAVDEARAQGLRAGLLRPITLWPFPSIALAETAARCKTVLTVEMSTGQMVEDVRLAINGKVPVELYSRIGGNVPSVEEVHARMLECAGAEV
- a CDS encoding 4Fe-4S binding protein; protein product: MAAVSRGSVRINVEECKGCGLCVDSCPPKCLALAPELNAYGAHPARYARAAEAVHATTL
- a CDS encoding 4-hydroxybutyrate CoA-transferase codes for the protein MSWDVDYKRKLMNAVDALRCVESGMRVYIHPGCAEPESLVEALMERAPFVRDVEIIHLMTMGSAPYVAPEMAGHFRHNAMFIGGNVREAVNDGRADYTPVFLSEIEGLIESGQMRIDVALIHVSPPDSHGYCSLGVGVDTTMTAVRCAKFVVAQVNDQMPRTYGDCFLHINQMNALVETSRPLCEAPKVEITNTHRAIARHVATLIEDGSTLQTGIGGIPDAVLPYLADRQDLGVHTELISDGVIPLIEAGVLTGRRKTLLPRKIVVSFVLGSKRLFEYVNENPIFEFRPNAFTNDPLQIARNDRMIAINSALQVDLTGQVCADSIGTQFYSGIGGQVDFIRGSSRSKGGKPIIALPATAKNDTVSRIVPMLDPGAGVVTSRGLTRYVVTEFGIAYLHGKTIRERAQALISIAHPKFRDQLFEYCEGTKWLQRNHMALASVEASSRP